In a single window of the Candidatus Methylomirabilota bacterium genome:
- the scpB gene encoding SMC-Scp complex subunit ScpB: MDTQPDLSRLGILEALLFVAEEPLSLERIVELLDGCSRAEAHGLLAELQDRCRQSERGMIVSEVAGGYRLTTKSEAAPWIQRLRGSKPTRLSRAALETLALIAYKQPITKAEIEAIRGVAVDGVLKTLVERDLVRILGRKPEVGRPILYGTSRAFLEYFGFRDLSELPTLKEIEVLAPTTAGKEVADEPIADIEKTG; the protein is encoded by the coding sequence ATGGATACGCAGCCTGATCTGAGCCGACTCGGTATCCTCGAGGCGTTGTTGTTTGTCGCCGAGGAGCCGCTTTCGCTGGAGCGGATCGTGGAACTGCTTGATGGCTGCTCCAGGGCGGAGGCACACGGTCTGCTTGCCGAGTTGCAGGACAGATGTCGGCAATCCGAGCGAGGGATGATCGTCAGCGAGGTGGCCGGCGGCTATCGCCTGACCACCAAATCCGAGGCGGCGCCGTGGATCCAGCGGCTCCGAGGGTCCAAACCAACCAGACTCTCCAGGGCCGCGCTGGAGACACTTGCGCTCATTGCCTATAAGCAACCGATTACCAAGGCGGAGATTGAGGCGATCCGCGGCGTTGCAGTCGACGGCGTCTTGAAGACGTTGGTGGAGCGTGACCTGGTCCGTATACTCGGACGGAAGCCAGAGGTGGGCCGACCGATCCTGTATGGGACAAGCCGGGCCTTTCTGGAGTACTTCGGATTCAGGGACCTGTCCGAGTTGCCGACGCTAAAGGAGATCGAGGTGTTGGCCCCGACGACAGCAGGGAAGGAGGTTGCCGACGAGCCGATTGCTGATATCGAAAAGACCGGGTAG
- the aroF gene encoding 3-deoxy-7-phosphoheptulonate synthase, protein MIIILKPEATEAEIALVVKKIESFGLAAHISKGTERTIVGAIGDERVLQEGPLEAFPFVEEVLPILKPYKLASREFKPGGSVVNVDGVLVGGRQVVVMAGPCAVESRDGLLEIAQYVKAGGGHILRGGAYKPRTSPYTFQGLGEEGLGFLAEAKAATGLPIATELMDTRDADAVYQYADLIQIGARNMQNFKLLTEVGSRRKPVLLKRGSSNTVKELLLAAEYILSEGNYNVILCERGIRTFEDATRNTLDLSAVPLIKRLSHLPVVVDPSHGTGKWHLVSPMALAAVAAGADGVMVEIHPHPEEALSDGPQALLPSTFETLMNELHKVAQAVGRSL, encoded by the coding sequence ATGATCATCATTCTGAAACCGGAGGCGACGGAGGCGGAGATTGCCTTGGTCGTCAAGAAGATCGAAAGCTTCGGGCTGGCGGCCCATATCTCGAAGGGGACTGAGCGGACCATTGTCGGGGCGATCGGCGACGAGCGGGTCCTCCAGGAGGGGCCGCTCGAGGCCTTTCCCTTTGTGGAGGAGGTTCTGCCGATCCTGAAACCCTACAAGCTGGCGAGCCGCGAATTCAAGCCGGGGGGTTCCGTCGTGAATGTCGACGGGGTGCTGGTGGGCGGCCGGCAGGTGGTCGTCATGGCCGGTCCGTGTGCGGTCGAGAGTCGCGATGGTCTCCTTGAGATCGCGCAGTACGTCAAGGCCGGCGGAGGGCATATCCTCAGGGGCGGTGCCTACAAGCCGCGGACATCGCCGTACACCTTTCAGGGACTGGGTGAGGAAGGATTGGGTTTTCTCGCAGAGGCAAAGGCGGCAACCGGCCTGCCGATTGCTACCGAACTGATGGATACCCGGGACGCCGATGCGGTCTATCAATATGCCGACCTGATTCAGATCGGCGCGAGGAACATGCAGAACTTCAAGCTCCTGACGGAGGTCGGGTCGCGTCGAAAGCCGGTGCTTTTGAAGCGGGGCTCCAGCAACACCGTGAAGGAGCTGTTGCTGGCTGCCGAGTACATCCTGTCGGAGGGGAACTACAACGTTATTCTGTGCGAGCGGGGGATCAGGACCTTTGAGGATGCGACTCGCAACACCCTAGATCTGTCGGCTGTCCCACTCATCAAGCGGCTTTCGCACCTGCCGGTAGTGGTCGATCCGAGCCACGGGACGGGCAAGTGGCATCTGGTCTCCCCGATGGCCCTAGCGGCCGTCGCAGCCGGCGCCGACGGCGTCATGGTGGAGATTCACCCTCACCCTGAGGAGGCGCTGTCCGATGGCCCCCAAGCGCTTCTGCCCAGTACATTCGAGACACTGATGAATGAACTCCATAAAGTGGCTCAGGCCGTAGGACGGTCGCTGTGA
- the pgsA gene encoding CDP-diacylglycerol--glycerol-3-phosphate 3-phosphatidyltransferase, protein MNLPNKLTIGRIFLVPFVIVFLVVGEKVPNYTAGAIFLAAVLTDWLDGRIARTTRQITTLGKLLDPIADKLLISTALIALVEIGRAPAWMVVLIVGRELAISGLRMVAASQGIIIHASEFGKYKMLAEVAAVTFLILDWPSQWNFLGTPSLGFVCLWAAIVLSVASGIDYFLKFWKVIDLSR, encoded by the coding sequence ATGAATCTGCCCAATAAGCTCACGATCGGCAGAATCTTCCTTGTTCCCTTTGTCATTGTGTTCCTGGTTGTGGGGGAGAAGGTCCCCAACTATACGGCGGGGGCCATTTTTCTGGCGGCGGTACTGACCGATTGGCTGGACGGTCGAATTGCTCGTACCACCCGACAGATCACAACGCTGGGGAAATTGCTCGACCCGATCGCGGATAAGCTGCTCATTTCGACGGCACTCATCGCGTTGGTAGAAATCGGTCGCGCGCCGGCCTGGATGGTCGTGCTGATTGTCGGTCGTGAGTTGGCGATCAGCGGGCTCAGGATGGTCGCCGCCTCGCAAGGCATCATTATTCATGCGAGCGAATTCGGAAAGTATAAGATGCTGGCCGAAGTGGCGGCGGTGACCTTTCTGATTCTCGATTGGCCCTCGCAGTGGAATTTCCTGGGGACCCCGTCACTGGGCTTTGTATGCCTGTGGGCGGCGATTGTATTAAGTGTCGCATCGGGCATAGACTATTTCCTGAAGTTCTGGAAGGTAATCGATCTGAGTCGATAG
- the plsY gene encoding acyl-phosphate glycerol 3-phosphate acyltransferase: MSGSVWLIPLGYLAGSIPFGLLIARAMTGVDVRKAGSGNIGATNVLRVVGSRAGALTLALDAIKGWAPVALSQSLGSPELLVAAVGLAAFLGHLYPLFLGFRGGKGVATALGVLAALFAKIALLIVGVWLAVAALFRYSSLAALVATGTAPFLVWMFDGRPPYVVLTIMICGFILIRHRDNFSRLLAGQEGKIGKKPERADLPRHDRLAS; encoded by the coding sequence ATGAGCGGAAGCGTGTGGCTGATCCCGTTGGGATACCTTGCGGGTTCCATCCCATTCGGTTTGTTGATCGCCAGGGCGATGACAGGAGTCGATGTCCGGAAGGCCGGAAGCGGTAACATCGGCGCGACCAATGTCCTCCGGGTCGTAGGCTCGAGGGCCGGTGCGTTGACACTCGCGCTGGATGCGATCAAGGGATGGGCGCCGGTGGCGTTGAGTCAATCGTTGGGGTCGCCGGAGTTGCTCGTTGCAGCGGTCGGGCTGGCGGCGTTTCTGGGCCATCTCTACCCGCTCTTTCTGGGTTTCCGGGGCGGGAAAGGGGTCGCGACCGCCCTGGGGGTGCTGGCGGCGCTGTTTGCGAAGATCGCGTTACTGATTGTAGGGGTCTGGTTGGCGGTGGCCGCGCTCTTTCGCTATTCGTCGCTTGCGGCGCTTGTCGCCACCGGGACGGCGCCTTTTCTTGTCTGGATGTTTGACGGCCGCCCGCCCTATGTGGTGCTGACGATCATGATCTGCGGATTCATCCTGATCCGACACCGGGACAACTTCTCGCGCTTACTGGCGGGGCAAGAGGGAAAGATCGGAAAAAAGCCGGAGAGAGCGGATCTGCCGCGGCACGATCGGCTTGCCTCCTAG
- a CDS encoding aspartate kinase (catalyzes the formation of 4-phospho-L-aspartate from L-aspartate and ATP, in Bacillus, lysine sensitive; regulated by response to starvation.), whose amino-acid sequence MPLIVQKYGGSSVADVERIKNVARRVVETKVQGNDLVVVVSAMAGETDRLLGLAANISDRPNERELDVIVATGEQISIGLLSLAIQQQGYKARSFTGAQVRIQTDTAHTKAKIISVEVDRAQQALREGAVVIVAGFQGVTAEEDVTTLGRGGSDLTAVAMAAALKADLCEIYTDVEGVYTADPNIVPEARKLAKISYDEMLELASLGAKVLQARSVEYAKNYAVPVHVRSSFNTNQGTLVVQEDAEMERVVVSGIACDRNEAKITVLRVADRPGIAAKLFGQVAEANIVVDMIVQNISQDGTTDISFTVPKSDFSKAMSLVNGVAKEIGAQQVIGDDRIAKVSIVGVGMRTHSGVAARMFETLSRENINIMMISTSEIKVSCVIDAKYGELAVRILHEAFGLAERNLVEERV is encoded by the coding sequence ATGCCTCTTATCGTTCAGAAATACGGCGGGAGTTCTGTTGCGGATGTCGAGCGGATCAAGAATGTGGCCCGCCGTGTGGTGGAGACGAAGGTTCAGGGGAACGATCTTGTTGTGGTGGTGTCGGCCATGGCCGGCGAGACGGACCGCCTGTTGGGCCTGGCCGCCAACATCTCCGATCGGCCGAATGAACGGGAGCTCGATGTTATCGTGGCGACCGGCGAACAGATCTCGATCGGGTTACTATCGCTGGCTATACAGCAGCAGGGTTACAAGGCGCGCTCTTTTACCGGGGCCCAGGTCAGGATTCAGACCGATACCGCTCATACGAAGGCGAAGATCATCAGCGTTGAGGTCGACCGGGCCCAACAGGCGCTCCGCGAGGGGGCCGTCGTTATCGTCGCCGGATTCCAAGGGGTCACGGCGGAGGAGGACGTCACGACGCTGGGTCGCGGCGGGTCTGACCTGACGGCGGTTGCCATGGCGGCGGCCCTGAAGGCCGACCTCTGCGAGATTTATACCGACGTGGAAGGGGTCTACACGGCCGATCCGAATATTGTCCCGGAGGCCAGGAAGCTCGCAAAGATCTCTTATGACGAAATGCTCGAACTGGCCAGTCTGGGGGCCAAGGTGCTTCAGGCCCGGTCGGTGGAGTATGCCAAGAATTATGCCGTACCGGTTCACGTCCGTTCCAGTTTCAATACGAATCAGGGGACGTTGGTCGTCCAGGAGGATGCGGAGATGGAGAGGGTAGTCGTCTCGGGGATCGCCTGCGACAGGAACGAGGCGAAGATCACCGTACTGCGCGTAGCGGATCGGCCCGGGATTGCCGCTAAACTGTTCGGCCAGGTGGCGGAGGCCAACATTGTGGTCGATATGATCGTCCAGAACATCAGCCAGGACGGGACGACCGATATCTCGTTCACGGTCCCCAAGTCGGACTTCTCGAAGGCGATGTCGCTCGTAAACGGGGTGGCCAAGGAGATCGGGGCCCAGCAGGTGATCGGTGACGACCGAATCGCCAAGGTCTCGATTGTCGGGGTCGGGATGCGGACGCACTCCGGCGTGGCCGCACGGATGTTTGAGACCCTCTCACGCGAGAACATCAATATCATGATGATCAGTACCTCCGAGATCAAGGTCTCATGTGTGATCGACGCCAAGTATGGAGAGCTGGCCGTCCGGATTCTCCATGAGGCCTTCGGCCTCGCCGAGCGCAACCTGGTCGAGGAGCGCGTGTGA
- the hflX gene encoding GTPase HflX — protein MEGTIASVEIYKPSERALLVGIHCRRSPRWEAEDSLEELARLAESAGAMVIGTILQERDAPDPRYLIGKGKAQEIKAEWGGKVDLLVVDEELSGSQQRSLEELTGWKTVDRSLLILDIFAQRARSREGKLQVELAQLDYRLPRLVGRRTQLSRLGGGIGTRGPGETQLETDRRTIRRRMGKIREDLAKVRRHRALLRRPRKRHAIPIVALVGYTNAGKSTLFNALTHSGVQTDDALFVTLDPILRRVTTADGFTFLLSDTVGFIRRLPEQLVAAFKATLEELDDADLLLHTIDASHPQAMEQKEAVDTILRELGLSTKPIVEVFNKVDLLPGGTTGSLILGKTPAPRVAVSAVTGHGFDRLLQRVRESLAAVATPAEAYAQLSYPALHAQG, from the coding sequence ATGGAGGGAACGATCGCGAGCGTCGAGATCTATAAACCGAGCGAACGGGCGCTGTTGGTCGGGATTCATTGTCGGCGCAGCCCGCGCTGGGAGGCCGAGGATTCGCTGGAGGAACTCGCGCGTCTTGCGGAATCGGCTGGGGCTATGGTGATCGGGACCATCTTACAGGAACGCGATGCGCCGGACCCACGGTATCTGATCGGGAAGGGAAAGGCGCAGGAGATCAAGGCGGAGTGGGGCGGCAAGGTTGATCTGCTGGTGGTCGATGAGGAGTTGTCGGGCTCTCAGCAGCGAAGTCTTGAGGAACTGACCGGATGGAAAACGGTAGATCGGTCGTTACTGATCCTTGACATCTTCGCCCAGCGAGCCAGAAGCCGGGAAGGCAAACTGCAAGTGGAGCTGGCGCAGCTCGACTATCGTCTGCCTCGTCTGGTCGGGCGTAGGACTCAACTGTCGCGTTTGGGCGGCGGCATCGGGACGCGCGGACCCGGCGAGACCCAGTTGGAGACCGATCGGCGGACGATCCGCCGGCGTATGGGAAAGATTCGAGAGGATCTGGCCAAGGTCCGACGTCATCGGGCGCTGTTGAGGCGACCTCGAAAACGCCATGCCATCCCGATCGTGGCCTTGGTCGGTTACACCAACGCCGGGAAGTCGACGCTCTTCAATGCCCTGACGCACTCAGGCGTGCAGACAGATGATGCCCTCTTTGTGACCCTGGATCCGATCTTGCGGCGGGTGACCACGGCCGATGGTTTCACCTTTCTGCTCTCCGATACCGTCGGGTTCATCCGCCGCCTGCCTGAGCAATTAGTGGCGGCGTTCAAAGCGACCCTTGAGGAACTGGACGACGCCGATCTCCTGTTGCACACGATCGACGCGAGTCATCCCCAGGCGATGGAGCAGAAAGAGGCGGTCGATACGATCCTCAGGGAACTTGGCCTTTCGACGAAGCCGATTGTCGAGGTCTTCAACAAGGTCGATCTCTTGCCCGGCGGGACAACCGGATCGCTGATCCTCGGCAAGACCCCGGCGCCGCGGGTGGCGGTCTCTGCCGTAACCGGGCACGGGTTTGATCGATTGCTGCAGAGGGTCCGTGAGTCGCTCGCCGCTGTCGCCACACCGGCCGAGGCATACGCTCAGCTTTCCTATCCCGCCCTTCACGCACAAGGGTGA
- the pgsA gene encoding CDP-diacylglycerol--glycerol-3-phosphate 3-phosphatidyltransferase: protein MLNLANSLTILRILMTPIIAILLVYKYWQLGLATFLLAGVTDVLDGFIARSRGERTELGTILDPLADKLLLSATFVTLVYLHQIPGWLFIIVVSRDLILIGGFLVVYLVTGKTTVSVSWMGKLTTGLQVSTVLATLVARVAGGVEAYVPAIIYLAATITIVSGLDYVRRGVKVLSE from the coding sequence ATGCTGAACCTCGCCAATAGCCTCACCATTCTCAGGATCTTGATGACCCCCATCATCGCGATCCTGTTAGTCTATAAGTATTGGCAGCTTGGTCTGGCGACCTTTCTCCTGGCAGGGGTCACCGATGTCCTGGATGGATTTATCGCCCGTTCGAGGGGCGAACGAACAGAGTTGGGGACGATCCTGGACCCCCTCGCCGATAAGCTGCTGCTTTCTGCCACCTTCGTCACACTCGTCTATCTGCACCAGATCCCCGGATGGCTGTTCATTATTGTTGTCAGCCGCGATCTGATCTTGATCGGCGGGTTTCTTGTCGTCTACCTCGTCACCGGAAAAACGACAGTGTCGGTATCCTGGATGGGTAAGCTCACGACCGGTCTGCAGGTCTCGACCGTTCTGGCGACACTCGTCGCGCGCGTCGCCGGCGGCGTCGAGGCTTATGTGCCGGCAATCATTTATCTCGCCGCAACAATCACCATCGTATCGGGGCTCGATTACGTCCGCCGAGGTGTGAAGGTGCTCAGCGAATGA
- a CDS encoding prephenate dehydratase produces MKITTLRRKIDQIDSKILSLLGDRAELVVQVGREKAKANLNVHVPQREEEIVTRLMRQNRGRFPAHAIRSVFREIISACRAVQGPLRLAYLGPEGTFTHLACTRRFGGSARSVPVHTIGEVFAEVEKGNVEYGIVPIENSSEGVVSHTLDMFVDSDLKICGEILLGVSHSLLSKSGDLRKVTKVYSHPHAFAQSRKWLEANLPRVPLFEAASTAAAAKLVAKDRTAAAIASELAATLYNLQVISRKIEDTPYNITRFLIIGRTVPPPTDHDKTSLMFSIKDRVGALYRILEPFAKYQINLTKVESRPSKTKAWEYIFYLDIEGHVADEPVREALGLLQEECLFLKVLGSYPRESSIET; encoded by the coding sequence ATGAAGATCACAACGTTGCGGCGTAAGATCGATCAGATCGACTCGAAGATCCTGTCGCTGCTGGGCGACCGGGCCGAGCTGGTGGTCCAGGTCGGCCGGGAAAAGGCCAAGGCCAATCTGAACGTCCACGTTCCCCAGCGCGAGGAAGAGATCGTGACCCGTCTGATGCGACAAAACAGGGGTCGCTTTCCCGCTCATGCCATCAGATCGGTCTTTCGCGAGATCATCTCGGCCTGCCGCGCCGTACAGGGCCCGCTGAGGCTGGCCTATCTGGGTCCGGAGGGGACCTTTACCCATCTGGCCTGCACGCGGCGGTTCGGCGGCTCGGCCCGCTCTGTGCCGGTTCACACGATCGGCGAGGTGTTTGCCGAGGTGGAGAAGGGGAACGTCGAGTATGGGATCGTCCCGATCGAGAACTCCAGCGAAGGTGTCGTCAGCCACACCCTGGATATGTTTGTAGACTCCGATCTTAAGATCTGCGGAGAGATCCTCCTGGGGGTCTCTCATAGCCTCTTATCAAAATCGGGCGATCTCAGAAAGGTCACAAAGGTCTACTCGCACCCCCACGCATTCGCCCAGTCCCGAAAGTGGTTAGAGGCGAATCTGCCGCGCGTCCCGCTCTTTGAGGCGGCGAGCACCGCGGCGGCTGCCAAACTTGTGGCAAAGGACAGGACGGCGGCGGCTATCGCGAGTGAACTGGCGGCTACACTGTACAACCTTCAGGTGATTTCTAGGAAGATCGAGGATACCCCTTATAATATCACACGATTTTTAATCATTGGACGAACGGTACCTCCACCGACCGACCATGATAAGACCTCTCTGATGTTCTCGATCAAGGACAGGGTCGGCGCCCTCTATCGTATCCTGGAGCCGTTCGCGAAGTATCAGATCAACCTGACGAAGGTTGAGTCTCGTCCATCGAAGACCAAGGCATGGGAGTATATCTTCTATTTGGATATCGAGGGACACGTTGCGGATGAGCCTGTGCGGGAGGCGCTTGGCCTCCTGCAGGAGGAGTGCCTCTTCCTGAAGGTCCTAGGGTCCTATCCCAGAGAAAGCTCTATCGAAACCTGA
- a CDS encoding pseudouridine synthase, producing MSKRPGRPSRPTTPTGQTDGGEERLQRYLARGGLGSRRSCETLILEGRVRVNGRIAAQLGTKVTSGVDKVTCDGKPVTPAPGHLYLMLHKPAGVLTSLSDPRERPVIGDLLPARGLPRLFPVGRLDYHTEGLVLLTNDGALAHGLMHPSFEIEKEYLAKVRGCPTLDDLVRLKAGVISDGERLWATEAEMVRSGAGSAWLKLVVHQGRYHEIRRLCDGIGHPVVRLRRVRIGPLVLGKLAKGCWRRLTPVELAGIRRAVRRGTVPSTSPPQKGTNVRGALPSAAPRVRSGTGQNAIRKPRPVQGGRAPASGGLRNATSRPQRGGSARRQERRTR from the coding sequence ATATCGAAAAGACCGGGTAGGCCATCCAGGCCGACGACCCCGACGGGACAGACAGACGGTGGTGAGGAACGGCTGCAACGCTATCTGGCGCGAGGCGGGCTTGGGTCTCGCCGAAGCTGTGAAACGCTGATCCTGGAGGGGAGGGTGCGCGTCAATGGTCGGATTGCCGCCCAACTTGGGACCAAGGTGACCTCGGGCGTCGATAAGGTGACGTGCGACGGCAAACCGGTGACGCCGGCGCCCGGTCATCTTTATCTGATGCTGCACAAACCGGCCGGCGTGCTGACGTCGTTATCCGACCCGCGCGAGCGGCCGGTCATCGGCGACCTGCTGCCGGCACGGGGCCTGCCGCGGCTGTTTCCTGTCGGGCGCCTTGACTATCACACCGAAGGACTTGTGCTGCTGACGAATGACGGGGCGCTGGCGCACGGGCTGATGCACCCCAGCTTCGAGATCGAAAAGGAGTATCTCGCCAAGGTGCGCGGGTGCCCAACGCTCGACGATCTGGTCAGGTTGAAGGCGGGGGTGATATCGGACGGCGAGCGGCTGTGGGCGACTGAGGCCGAGATGGTACGATCTGGGGCCGGGTCCGCATGGCTGAAACTGGTCGTCCACCAGGGACGGTATCATGAGATCCGGCGGCTGTGCGACGGCATCGGACACCCGGTGGTGCGACTTCGGCGGGTCCGCATTGGCCCGTTAGTGTTGGGAAAATTGGCGAAGGGATGCTGGCGGCGCCTTACCCCTGTGGAGCTTGCCGGTATCCGTCGCGCGGTCAGACGGGGCACTGTCCCATCCACCAGTCCTCCGCAAAAAGGTACGAACGTGCGTGGCGCCTTACCCTCCGCCGCCCCACGGGTACGCTCCGGAACCGGACAGAACGCAATACGTAAGCCACGCCCCGTTCAGGGTGGAAGGGCGCCGGCTAGTGGAGGCCTCCGAAACGCTACGAGCAGGCCTCAGCGTGGAGGGAGTGCGCGCCGTCAAGAACGGAGAACCCGATGA
- a CDS encoding histidinol-phosphate transaminase, with the protein MAKSLEELASPYLHGLMPYVPGKPIPEVERELGIAGAIKLASNENPLGPSPLALRALREALSECHRYPDGGGYYLKRALAKRLTLSPDHVILGNGCNELLDLTARCFLLPGDEVVIADPAFVIYGMLSHLHGCRTVRIPLKAWTHDLEAMARAVTSRTKMVFIGNPNNPTGTAVRPTELTAFMDAIPEEVVVVIDEAYIEYISPEMVPDSLSFVRQGRSVVVLRTFSKIYGLAGLRVGYGMAPPPMIELLERIRAPFNVNALAQCAALAALDDKAHLSSSRALNEQGKAYISNELQRLGLGCPPSAANFLLIDLRQDGQAVADALLRMGVIVRPLGGAILKTHIRVTIGTPPENERFVEALRTVLGKEQQSA; encoded by the coding sequence ATGGCTAAGTCACTGGAAGAGCTGGCGTCTCCCTATCTACACGGGCTCATGCCGTACGTCCCTGGAAAGCCGATTCCGGAGGTGGAGCGGGAGCTTGGGATCGCAGGGGCGATCAAGCTTGCGTCGAATGAGAACCCGCTCGGTCCCTCGCCGCTGGCACTGCGCGCCTTGCGCGAGGCGCTGTCGGAATGCCACCGCTATCCCGATGGCGGCGGTTATTACCTGAAGCGGGCGTTGGCAAAGCGTCTCACGCTGAGCCCGGACCATGTGATCCTGGGCAACGGCTGCAATGAACTGCTTGATCTGACGGCGCGATGCTTTCTGTTGCCCGGCGATGAGGTGGTCATTGCCGATCCGGCGTTCGTGATCTACGGGATGCTGTCGCATCTGCATGGGTGCAGGACGGTTCGCATCCCCTTGAAGGCATGGACCCACGACCTGGAGGCAATGGCAAGGGCGGTTACATCCAGGACCAAGATGGTCTTTATCGGCAACCCGAACAATCCGACCGGGACGGCGGTGAGGCCGACGGAGCTGACCGCATTCATGGATGCGATTCCGGAGGAGGTCGTAGTCGTCATCGACGAGGCGTATATCGAGTATATCTCACCAGAGATGGTGCCTGATTCCCTCAGCTTTGTCCGGCAGGGACGTTCGGTAGTTGTGCTGCGGACCTTTTCAAAAATCTATGGTCTGGCAGGGCTCCGGGTTGGATATGGAATGGCACCGCCGCCGATGATCGAGCTCCTTGAACGGATCCGCGCGCCGTTTAACGTGAATGCCCTGGCGCAGTGCGCTGCACTGGCCGCCCTCGATGACAAGGCCCATCTGAGCAGCAGTCGAGCGTTGAATGAGCAGGGTAAGGCGTACATATCGAACGAGCTTCAACGCCTGGGGCTGGGGTGTCCGCCGTCAGCAGCCAATTTTCTGCTGATCGATCTCAGGCAGGACGGTCAGGCAGTGGCGGATGCGCTGCTCCGCATGGGTGTCATCGTGCGCCCCTTGGGGGGCGCCATCTTAAAGACCCACATCCGTGTGACCATCGGGACACCACCGGAGAACGAGCGGTTCGTGGAGGCGCTGAGAACTGTACTTGGCAAGGAGCAGCAGTCAGCATGA
- a CDS encoding prephenate dehydrogenase/arogenate dehydrogenase family protein: MTDSRPEPVEAAVSPSQPLVGRLAIVGLGLIGSSVGLACRARKLAKEIRGADIVPDHRAHAVALGVVDAAFADAADAVEGADMVLLAVPVGAITLVLEQIVPHLAPGAVVTDVGSVKGVVAEAMERLVPEGHGVPGHPIAGRETSGPGAACADLFAGAKCILTPIHSTDHAALARVRALWRAMGSEALQMRPECHDEIFAAISHLPHIVAYALIGAILDLEGGENLQALAGGGLRDVSRVAMSHPVMWRDICLANREPILKMIAHFQSALGDLAAMISAADGEGLYQRFASARACRERLGNGNGGNDRERRDL, from the coding sequence ATGACGGACTCAAGACCGGAACCGGTCGAGGCTGCAGTTTCACCGTCACAACCGCTCGTGGGGCGGCTCGCCATTGTGGGCCTGGGCCTGATCGGTTCCAGTGTGGGATTGGCCTGTCGCGCTCGGAAACTCGCGAAAGAGATCCGAGGGGCGGATATTGTACCTGACCATCGCGCGCACGCCGTCGCGTTGGGGGTCGTTGATGCCGCCTTTGCGGATGCCGCCGATGCGGTCGAGGGGGCCGATATGGTCCTGCTTGCCGTACCGGTCGGCGCGATTACGCTCGTGCTGGAGCAGATCGTTCCGCATCTCGCGCCCGGCGCGGTGGTAACGGATGTGGGGAGCGTCAAGGGGGTCGTGGCTGAGGCCATGGAACGGCTGGTACCGGAGGGTCACGGGGTTCCGGGGCATCCCATCGCCGGTCGCGAGACATCGGGGCCGGGCGCGGCGTGTGCCGATCTGTTCGCCGGTGCGAAATGCATACTGACCCCGATCCATTCGACCGATCATGCGGCCCTTGCACGGGTACGCGCCCTCTGGAGGGCCATGGGTTCGGAGGCGCTGCAGATGCGTCCGGAGTGCCATGACGAGATCTTTGCGGCCATCAGTCATCTGCCCCACATCGTGGCGTATGCGTTGATAGGTGCTATACTCGATCTGGAGGGGGGCGAGAACCTGCAAGCACTGGCGGGAGGCGGATTGAGGGATGTTAGTCGAGTGGCGATGAGTCACCCGGTGATGTGGCGGGATATCTGTCTCGCCAACCGTGAGCCGATCCTGAAGATGATCGCTCACTTCCAGAGCGCCTTGGGCGATCTGGCGGCGATGATCAGCGCCGCAGATGGGGAAGGGCTGTATCAGCGGTTTGCGAGCGCGCGCGCCTGTCGGGAGCGCCTCGGAAACGGCAATGGAGGGAACGATCGCGAGCGTCGAGATCTATAA